One genomic segment of Nonomuraea coxensis DSM 45129 includes these proteins:
- a CDS encoding cyclase family protein produces the protein MIVELSHRVHDGLVTYPGIPAPRLGVHLSREDSRTLYAPGTEFHIATITLAANTGTYVDTPFHRYPDGPDLAGTPLDRLADLPGLVVRAEGPGRAVTVDRGLDVRGKAVLVHTGWDRHFGTDAYVGGHPYLAPESAAWLAEQGAALVGIDSLNIDDTPPHGERPAHTILLAAGIPLVEHLTNLAALPEEGFRLHAAPPMIAGMGTFPVRAYAVL, from the coding sequence ATGATCGTCGAGCTCAGCCACCGCGTCCACGACGGCCTGGTGACCTACCCCGGCATCCCGGCCCCGCGGCTGGGCGTGCACCTGAGCAGGGAGGACTCGCGCACGCTGTACGCCCCCGGCACCGAGTTCCACATCGCCACGATCACCCTCGCCGCCAACACCGGCACGTACGTGGACACGCCCTTCCACCGCTACCCCGACGGCCCGGACCTCGCGGGGACGCCGCTGGACCGGCTCGCCGACCTGCCCGGCCTGGTGGTGCGGGCCGAGGGGCCGGGCCGCGCGGTGACCGTGGACCGCGGCCTCGACGTACGCGGCAAGGCCGTGCTCGTGCACACCGGCTGGGACCGCCACTTCGGCACCGACGCCTACGTCGGCGGCCACCCCTACCTGGCGCCGGAGTCGGCCGCCTGGCTGGCCGAGCAGGGCGCGGCGCTGGTCGGGATCGACTCGCTCAACATCGACGACACCCCGCCGCACGGCGAACGCCCCGCGCACACGATCCTGCTGGCGGCGGGGATCCCGCTGGTGGAGCACCTGACGAACCTGGCGGCCCTGCCCGAGGAGGGTTTCCGCCTGCACGCCGCGCCCCCCATGATCGCGGGCATGGGGACCTTTCCCGTACGGGCCTACGCGGTGCTGTGA
- a CDS encoding copper resistance CopC family protein yields the protein MKKSPFAALTAILAALLASGLLVAGTAGPALAHDSLKSSSPAKGAEVESLDEVRLEFTARVRMPFVVLRGPDGAQYQAGEPEQEGAVVRQAVKSPLPGGKYTLAYRVVSSDGHPIEGEIPFTVKAPAEETPTASAEPSSPAAQPAAPVPSEAAPASSAATDPSATPAAAEDGGPSFPVWLIIVIGALVGIGIGFLFSARKSKP from the coding sequence ATGAAGAAATCCCCGTTCGCGGCCCTCACCGCGATACTCGCCGCCCTGCTCGCGTCCGGACTGCTCGTGGCCGGCACGGCCGGCCCCGCGCTGGCGCACGACTCGCTGAAGAGCAGCTCCCCGGCCAAGGGAGCCGAGGTCGAGTCCCTCGACGAGGTCCGGCTGGAGTTCACCGCCCGGGTGCGCATGCCGTTCGTCGTGCTGCGCGGGCCCGACGGCGCCCAATACCAGGCCGGCGAGCCGGAGCAGGAGGGCGCGGTGGTCCGGCAGGCGGTCAAGTCGCCGCTGCCCGGCGGCAAGTACACCCTCGCCTACCGCGTCGTGTCCTCCGACGGCCATCCGATCGAGGGCGAGATCCCGTTCACGGTCAAGGCCCCCGCCGAGGAGACCCCGACGGCGAGCGCCGAGCCCTCGTCGCCGGCCGCCCAGCCGGCCGCGCCGGTCCCGTCCGAGGCGGCGCCCGCGTCGTCGGCCGCCACCGATCCGTCCGCCACACCGGCGGCGGCCGAGGACGGCGGCCCGTCGTTCCCCGTCTGGCTGATCATCGTGATCGGCGCCCTCGTCGGCATCGGCATCGGCTTCCTGTTCAGCGCGCGGAAGAGCAAGCCATGA
- a CDS encoding CBU_0592 family membrane protein, which yields MDLLLAVVGWAGAAVLLAAYALVSSGRIHGDGLTYQLMNLFGSVGLMVNSAWSAAWPSAGLNLVWAAIGVLALVKLAKVGATR from the coding sequence ATGGATCTCCTCCTCGCGGTCGTCGGCTGGGCGGGCGCGGCCGTCCTGCTCGCGGCCTACGCCCTCGTCTCGTCCGGGCGCATCCACGGCGACGGGCTGACCTACCAGCTCATGAACCTCTTCGGCTCGGTCGGGCTCATGGTCAACAGCGCCTGGAGCGCCGCCTGGCCGTCGGCCGGGCTCAACCTCGTCTGGGCCGCCATCGGCGTGCTCGCCCTCGTCAAGCTCGCCAAGGTCGGAGCCACCAGATGA
- a CDS encoding sporulation-delaying protein SdpB family protein codes for MLIRAGRAAARIAQVSPWTNVYGLARTLMALGTLGTLLFSHSSSVFRPAQGMPDYPNCSGLARFSIFCLVPDGQLELARFLSIGLLLLVVIGWRPRFTALGHWWVTVSFMASATIPDGGDQISAVITLLLLPIALLDGRRWHWGPPAAVSGRPVLTLFAWTTFFVIRLQVAGLYFQASVAKLSHAEWADGTGLWYWLTDPFFGMPGWARPWLTPILIDPVGVTAMTWGPLVIEFALALGMIARRPVRPYLLAAGLAFHLAIGLLMGLGSFMLAMHACLILFLRPVDLPIRFSRLAEFVPSKWARAARPAPGPRAEEETAGPDGPASDELAAAGMGGTGPASGGRP; via the coding sequence GTGCTGATCAGAGCAGGTCGCGCCGCCGCGCGTATCGCGCAGGTGTCGCCTTGGACGAACGTCTACGGCCTGGCCCGTACCCTGATGGCGCTCGGCACCCTCGGAACGCTGCTGTTCAGTCACAGCAGCTCGGTGTTCCGCCCCGCACAGGGCATGCCGGACTACCCCAACTGCAGCGGACTTGCCCGCTTCAGCATCTTCTGCCTGGTTCCCGACGGCCAGCTGGAGCTCGCCCGCTTCCTGTCCATCGGCCTGCTCCTGCTCGTCGTCATCGGCTGGCGTCCGCGTTTCACCGCCCTGGGACACTGGTGGGTCACCGTGAGCTTCATGGCGTCGGCCACCATCCCCGACGGCGGTGATCAGATCAGTGCGGTCATCACCCTGCTCCTGCTGCCCATCGCGTTGCTGGACGGGCGCAGGTGGCACTGGGGGCCACCCGCCGCCGTGAGCGGCCGGCCCGTCCTCACGCTCTTCGCCTGGACCACCTTCTTCGTGATCCGTCTCCAGGTCGCGGGGCTGTACTTCCAGGCCTCGGTGGCCAAGTTGAGCCACGCCGAATGGGCCGACGGCACCGGGCTGTGGTACTGGCTCACCGACCCGTTCTTCGGCATGCCGGGCTGGGCCAGGCCCTGGCTCACGCCCATCCTGATCGACCCGGTCGGCGTCACCGCGATGACGTGGGGACCGCTCGTCATCGAGTTCGCGCTCGCGCTCGGGATGATCGCCCGCCGGCCGGTCAGGCCGTACCTGCTGGCCGCGGGGCTGGCCTTCCACCTCGCCATCGGACTGCTCATGGGCCTCGGCAGCTTCATGCTGGCGATGCACGCCTGCCTGATCCTCTTCCTGCGGCCGGTCGACCTGCCGATCCGGTTCTCCCGCCTGGCGGAGTTCGTTCCGTCCAAGTGGGCGCGGGCGGCGCGGCCGGCGCCGGGCCCTCGGGCGGAGGAGGAGACGGCCGGCCCCGACGGCCCCGCGAGCGACGAGCTGGCTGCGGCCGGCATGGGCGGAACCGGCCCGGCCTCCGGCGGACGCCCGTGA
- a CDS encoding sensor histidine kinase has protein sequence MRGGQSLAEALESYLAEWGERSGIAVETWALPAGDVPASVSAGVMTAMREALDNVERHSGARTVSIAVTAGSGGVRVTVSDDGHGFPATGSATGPVTGSATGQAVGGGHGIARMRAAFAEVGGSLSVNSVPGEGTTVTGVVPRRP, from the coding sequence ATGCGCGGGGGGCAAAGCCTGGCTGAGGCGCTCGAGAGCTACCTCGCCGAGTGGGGGGAGCGGTCGGGGATCGCCGTGGAGACCTGGGCCCTGCCGGCCGGCGACGTTCCCGCGAGCGTGTCCGCCGGGGTCATGACCGCCATGCGCGAGGCCCTCGACAACGTCGAGCGGCACAGCGGCGCCCGGACCGTCTCGATCGCCGTCACGGCGGGGAGCGGCGGCGTGCGGGTCACGGTGAGCGACGACGGCCACGGCTTCCCCGCCACCGGCTCTGCCACCGGCCCTGTCACCGGCTCTGCCACTGGGCAGGCCGTCGGCGGCGGCCACGGCATCGCCCGCATGCGGGCGGCGTTCGCCGAGGTCGGCGGCAGCCTGTCGGTCAACAGCGTGCCGGGCGAGGGCACCACGGTCACCGGAGTGGTGCCCAGACGCCCGTGA
- the npdG gene encoding NADPH-dependent F420 reductase, with the protein MTDVNVSGLSIGILGGTGDQGKGLARRFALAGHQVLIGSRSAERAQEAAGSIGAGARGAANADVATEADLVIVAVPYEGHKALLESLRAELAGKIVVDCVNPLGFDKQGAYALPVAEGSAAQQAAAVLPDSRVVAAFHHVSAVVLMDPAVDKVDLDVLVLGDDREATDTVQALAAVIPGVRGVYGGRLRNAHQVEAFTANLISVNRRYKAHAGLRITDI; encoded by the coding sequence ATGACTGACGTGAACGTGAGCGGGCTCTCCATCGGCATCCTCGGCGGCACCGGCGACCAGGGGAAGGGCCTGGCGCGGCGGTTCGCGCTGGCCGGGCATCAGGTGCTCATCGGGTCCCGCAGCGCCGAGCGCGCCCAGGAGGCGGCCGGGTCCATCGGGGCGGGCGCGCGCGGCGCGGCGAACGCCGACGTCGCCACGGAGGCCGACCTCGTGATCGTGGCCGTCCCGTACGAGGGGCACAAGGCGTTGCTGGAGTCGCTGCGCGCCGAGCTGGCCGGCAAGATCGTGGTGGACTGCGTGAACCCGCTCGGCTTCGACAAGCAGGGCGCCTACGCGCTGCCCGTGGCGGAGGGCAGCGCCGCGCAGCAGGCCGCGGCCGTGCTGCCGGACAGCCGGGTGGTGGCGGCCTTCCACCACGTCTCGGCGGTCGTGCTGATGGACCCCGCGGTCGACAAGGTGGACCTCGACGTGCTGGTGCTGGGCGACGACCGCGAGGCGACCGACACGGTGCAGGCGCTGGCCGCGGTGATCCCGGGGGTGCGCGGCGTCTACGGCGGGCGGCTGCGCAACGCCCACCAGGTCGAGGCGTTCACCGCCAACCTCATCTCGGTCAACCGCCGTTACAAGGCGCACGCCGGTCTCCGGATCACCGACATCTGA
- a CDS encoding cytochrome c oxidase assembly protein: MSRAARLGLAGVAVAVAALALGMIAGGTAFPRIIPGLPDAGAVVRWGLPISKMLMDVAGLLTVGLLLMATALLPSDKGMLGAPALEYVKAASWAALTWAGAAFLAIVLGAAESIGRTLPQVLDGVLLSSYATQTTQGVALTLVVLFAVAIALFSRGAITAGASAGLLVLALVTMLPPPLTGHTSSSPNHDLATTSVALHLLALALWVGGLVVLAGHALRREPQLDLAAARFSRMALWCYAGVGLSGVFALIARLGALSDLWTDEYGLLAVAKIVAFVLLGYVGYWHRQRTLAQLRAGEPGAFARLAGGETLLMLATVGLAVALSRTPPPDYSIPADRAYDLLGFPLPPELTLGRVFTLWWLDLFFALVAAALAGLYAAGVVRLRRRGDAWPWGRTVSWFAGVALLVFVTQSGLARYAKVMFDVHMIEHMTLSMVVPIFLVLGGPVTLALRALKPAARKGDRGPREWITTILHSRYTKVVTHPVVATVIFVASTYALYFTPLFESAMTEHLGHIWMTVHFLVSGCLFFWVIIGVDPGPNRLPHVGRLLMLFVTMPFHAFFGIALMMTGSVIASGWYDQLGRTWGDTLLQTQQDGGAIAWGFGEIPTLIVLLAIAFQWYRDDDRQARRSDRRADRGASDPELDSYNAYLARLNRADRGE; this comes from the coding sequence ATGAGCAGGGCGGCGCGGCTCGGCCTCGCGGGCGTGGCGGTCGCGGTCGCCGCCCTCGCCCTCGGCATGATCGCCGGCGGCACGGCCTTCCCCAGGATCATCCCCGGCCTGCCCGACGCCGGCGCGGTGGTCCGATGGGGCCTGCCGATCTCCAAGATGCTCATGGACGTCGCCGGCCTGCTCACCGTGGGCCTGCTGCTCATGGCCACCGCGCTGCTGCCCAGCGACAAGGGCATGCTCGGCGCCCCCGCGCTCGAATACGTCAAGGCCGCCTCCTGGGCGGCGCTGACCTGGGCCGGCGCGGCGTTCCTCGCCATCGTCCTCGGCGCCGCCGAGTCCATCGGCCGCACCCTGCCGCAGGTGCTCGACGGCGTCCTGCTCAGCAGCTACGCCACCCAGACCACGCAGGGCGTCGCGCTCACCCTCGTCGTGCTGTTCGCCGTGGCCATCGCGCTGTTCTCGCGCGGCGCGATCACCGCGGGCGCCTCGGCGGGGCTGCTGGTGCTCGCCCTCGTCACGATGCTGCCGCCGCCGCTGACCGGCCACACCTCCTCCTCGCCCAACCACGACCTGGCCACCACGTCGGTCGCGCTGCACCTGCTGGCGCTCGCCCTGTGGGTGGGCGGCCTGGTCGTCCTGGCCGGTCACGCCCTGCGCCGCGAGCCGCAGCTCGACCTGGCCGCCGCCCGCTTCTCCCGGATGGCGCTCTGGTGCTACGCCGGGGTCGGGCTGTCCGGCGTGTTCGCGCTGATCGCCCGGCTGGGCGCGCTCTCCGACCTGTGGACCGACGAGTACGGCCTGCTCGCCGTCGCCAAGATCGTCGCGTTCGTGCTGCTCGGCTACGTCGGCTACTGGCACCGCCAGCGCACGCTCGCCCAGCTCCGGGCCGGCGAGCCCGGGGCCTTCGCCCGGCTGGCCGGCGGCGAGACGCTGCTCATGCTCGCCACCGTCGGCCTGGCCGTCGCGCTGTCGCGCACCCCGCCGCCCGACTACAGCATCCCCGCCGACCGCGCTTACGACCTGCTCGGCTTCCCGCTCCCGCCGGAGCTCACGCTCGGCAGGGTCTTCACCCTGTGGTGGCTCGACCTGTTCTTCGCCCTGGTCGCCGCCGCGCTCGCCGGGCTCTACGCGGCCGGCGTCGTACGCCTGCGCCGCCGCGGCGACGCCTGGCCCTGGGGCCGCACCGTCTCCTGGTTCGCCGGGGTGGCGCTGCTGGTGTTCGTCACCCAGAGCGGCCTGGCCCGCTACGCCAAGGTCATGTTCGACGTGCACATGATCGAGCACATGACGCTGTCCATGGTCGTGCCCATCTTCCTCGTCCTCGGCGGGCCGGTCACGCTCGCGCTGCGCGCGCTCAAGCCCGCCGCCAGGAAGGGCGACCGGGGGCCGCGCGAGTGGATCACCACGATCCTGCACAGCCGCTACACCAAGGTCGTCACACATCCGGTCGTCGCCACGGTCATCTTCGTCGCCTCGACGTACGCGCTGTACTTCACGCCGCTGTTCGAGTCGGCCATGACCGAGCACCTCGGTCACATCTGGATGACCGTGCACTTCCTCGTCAGCGGATGCCTGTTCTTCTGGGTGATCATCGGCGTCGATCCCGGCCCCAACCGGCTTCCGCACGTCGGCCGGCTGCTCATGCTCTTCGTCACGATGCCGTTCCACGCCTTCTTCGGCATCGCGCTGATGATGACCGGCTCCGTCATCGCCTCCGGCTGGTACGACCAGCTCGGCCGCACCTGGGGCGACACCCTGCTCCAGACCCAGCAGGACGGCGGCGCCATCGCCTGGGGCTTCGGCGAGATCCCGACGCTGATCGTGCTGCTGGCCATCGCCTTCCAGTGGTACCGCGACGACGACCGGCAGGCCCGCCGCTCCGACCGGCGCGCGGACCGGGGCGCGAGCGACCCCGAACTCGACTCCTACAACGCCTACCTCGCCCGCCTCAACAGGGCCGACCGGGGCGAGTAG
- the map gene encoding type I methionyl aminopeptidase, protein MTTLLQPGRVSPMRKVPAHIERPEYVGKKRPKTGESDVKSPEMIERMRVAGRIAAQALEEVGRHVRPGVTTDELDVVGHEFLLDHGAYPSTLGYKGYPKSLCTSINEVICHGIPDDTVLRDGDIVNVDITAYIGGVHGDTDATFLVGEVDEESRLLVERTREAMMRAIRAVAPGRQLNVVGRVIEAYAKRFGYGVVRDFTGHGIGETFHSGLMVPHYDDPSLRVELVPGMTFTIEPMLTLGTIEYEIWPDKWTAVTADRKRTAQFEHTILVTETGSEILTLP, encoded by the coding sequence ATGACGACACTGCTCCAGCCCGGGCGAGTTTCGCCCATGCGAAAGGTCCCCGCCCACATCGAGCGGCCGGAGTACGTCGGTAAGAAGCGCCCCAAGACCGGCGAGTCCGACGTGAAGAGCCCCGAGATGATCGAGCGCATGCGGGTGGCGGGCCGGATCGCCGCGCAGGCCCTCGAAGAGGTCGGCAGGCACGTCAGGCCGGGCGTCACCACCGACGAGCTCGACGTCGTCGGCCACGAGTTCCTCCTCGACCACGGCGCCTACCCCAGCACGCTCGGCTACAAGGGCTACCCGAAGTCGCTGTGCACCTCGATCAACGAGGTCATCTGCCACGGCATCCCCGACGACACGGTGCTGCGCGACGGCGACATCGTCAACGTCGACATCACCGCCTACATCGGCGGCGTCCACGGCGACACCGACGCGACGTTCCTGGTGGGCGAGGTCGACGAGGAGTCGCGGCTGCTGGTCGAGCGCACCCGGGAGGCCATGATGCGGGCCATCAGGGCCGTCGCCCCCGGCCGCCAGCTCAACGTCGTGGGCCGCGTCATCGAGGCGTACGCCAAGAGGTTCGGCTACGGCGTGGTGCGCGACTTCACCGGCCACGGCATCGGCGAGACCTTCCACTCCGGCCTCATGGTGCCGCACTACGACGACCCGTCGCTGCGGGTGGAACTGGTGCCCGGCATGACGTTCACCATCGAGCCGATGCTCACGCTCGGCACCATCGAATACGAGATCTGGCCCGACAAGTGGACGGCCGTCACCGCCGACCGCAAGCGCACGGCGCAGTTCGAGCACACGATCCTGGTCACCGAGACCGGCAGCGAGATCCTCACCCTGCCCTGA
- a CDS encoding response regulator transcription factor, translating into MIRVLLAEDMHMIRAALSALLRLEPDIEVAAEVTRGDEIVPAALRTRPDVAIVDIDLPVLDGITAAAELRERLPSCRILVLTALGRPGQMRRALAAGIEAFLVKDAPGERLADAVRRTAAGLRVLDAELVSAAMEYGESPLTPREATVLKEAARGASAEDIAARLHLSSGTVRNYLTAAITKTGARNKIDAIRVAEDAGWL; encoded by the coding sequence GTGATCAGGGTCCTGCTGGCCGAGGACATGCACATGATCAGGGCCGCGCTCTCCGCCCTGCTCCGCCTGGAGCCCGACATCGAGGTCGCGGCCGAGGTGACGCGCGGCGACGAGATCGTGCCCGCCGCGCTGCGGACCCGCCCCGACGTCGCGATCGTGGACATCGACCTGCCCGTGCTCGACGGCATCACCGCCGCCGCCGAGCTGCGCGAGCGCCTGCCGTCCTGCCGGATCCTCGTCCTCACCGCGCTCGGCCGGCCCGGCCAGATGCGGCGCGCGCTGGCCGCCGGGATCGAGGCGTTCCTCGTCAAGGACGCCCCCGGCGAGCGGCTGGCCGACGCCGTGCGCAGGACCGCGGCGGGCCTCCGGGTGCTGGACGCCGAGCTGGTGTCGGCCGCGATGGAGTACGGCGAGAGCCCGCTCACCCCGCGCGAGGCAACCGTGCTCAAGGAGGCGGCGCGCGGCGCGTCCGCCGAGGACATCGCCGCCCGCCTGCACCTGTCCTCAGGCACCGTGCGCAACTACCTGACGGCCGCCATCACCAAGACCGGCGCCCGCAACAAGATCGACGCGATCCGCGTCGCCGAGGACGCCGGCTGGCTGTGA
- a CDS encoding SdpA family antimicrobial peptide system protein yields MIAAWVAVIFYVVHTQLPSNAIRLPGQESARLTIITLTPQGWAFFTKSPREPQVGVWQRAAGGWRDARLGPHSEPWNALGFNRRSRSQGLELGIMQTAVPADAWRPCEGDDVSACLDRAPVAVTIRNTAPRPVHCGPVGLVQRDPLPWAWAGSETVMPAKVARLEVSC; encoded by the coding sequence ATGATCGCCGCATGGGTGGCGGTGATCTTCTATGTGGTGCACACCCAGCTGCCGAGCAACGCCATCCGGCTACCGGGACAGGAGTCGGCGAGGCTGACCATCATCACCCTCACCCCGCAGGGGTGGGCGTTCTTCACCAAATCCCCCCGTGAGCCGCAGGTCGGCGTATGGCAGCGTGCCGCCGGCGGCTGGCGGGACGCCCGGCTCGGCCCGCACTCGGAACCGTGGAACGCGCTGGGCTTCAACCGGCGCTCCCGCTCGCAGGGGCTGGAGCTGGGCATCATGCAGACCGCCGTCCCCGCCGACGCGTGGCGGCCGTGCGAGGGCGACGACGTCAGCGCCTGCCTCGATCGCGCGCCCGTCGCGGTGACCATTCGCAATACTGCGCCGCGCCCCGTCCACTGCGGTCCCGTCGGCCTGGTACAGCGCGACCCCCTCCCCTGGGCGTGGGCCGGGAGCGAGACCGTCATGCCCGCCAAGGTCGCCCGACTGGAGGTCTCGTGCTGA
- a CDS encoding LysR family transcriptional regulator, translating into MDIDPRRLRVLHEVARRGGVMRAAEALHLTPSAVSQQLAQLEREVGLALIDRSQRSVSLTPAGRVLAGYAERVEEELLEARRELTRFTERLAGPVRIAAFPTFIKHMLVPALRALAERHPKIVPTIHEIYGQPALRELRLGAVDVVITEQDMGLPALTQPSLSTRLLYVDEYRIVLPPGLPDPPRTVADLARLPWVAGEPNQACGQALERLAGLHGFEPRKVHVITEFGPTLALVAAGHGVAIVPALALLDVPEGEVRVSELRDVGARRLDAVTRVSRTRSGEPDPVQAVVIAAIEDATAALQALLSGRLRTPSDPG; encoded by the coding sequence ATGGACATCGACCCCCGGCGGCTGCGGGTCCTGCACGAGGTCGCCCGCCGCGGCGGCGTCATGCGGGCCGCCGAGGCGCTCCACCTGACCCCCTCCGCGGTCTCCCAACAGCTCGCCCAGCTCGAACGCGAGGTCGGGCTGGCCCTCATCGACCGCTCCCAGCGCAGCGTGTCGCTCACCCCCGCCGGGCGGGTGCTGGCCGGCTACGCCGAGCGGGTGGAGGAGGAGCTGCTGGAGGCCCGGCGCGAGCTCACCCGCTTCACCGAGCGGCTGGCCGGGCCGGTGCGCATCGCGGCGTTCCCCACCTTCATCAAGCACATGCTGGTGCCCGCCCTGCGCGCGCTGGCCGAACGCCACCCGAAGATCGTCCCGACCATCCACGAGATCTACGGCCAGCCCGCGCTGCGGGAACTGCGGCTCGGCGCGGTCGACGTGGTCATCACCGAGCAGGACATGGGGTTGCCCGCGCTGACCCAGCCGTCGCTGAGCACGCGCCTGCTCTACGTCGACGAATACCGCATCGTGCTGCCGCCCGGCCTGCCCGACCCGCCCCGCACGGTCGCCGACCTGGCCCGCCTGCCGTGGGTGGCCGGCGAGCCGAACCAGGCGTGCGGGCAGGCGCTGGAACGGCTGGCGGGGCTGCACGGGTTCGAGCCGAGGAAGGTGCACGTCATCACCGAGTTCGGGCCGACGCTGGCGCTGGTGGCGGCGGGGCACGGGGTGGCGATCGTGCCCGCGCTGGCGCTGCTGGACGTCCCCGAGGGCGAGGTCCGGGTGAGCGAGCTGCGGGACGTGGGGGCGCGCCGGCTGGACGCCGTCACGCGGGTGAGCCGGACCCGGTCGGGCGAGCCCGACCCGGTGCAGGCGGTGGTGATCGCCGCGATCGAGGACGCCACGGCGGCCCTCCAGGCCCTCTTGAGCGGACGTCTCCGCACCCCGTCCGACCCCGGCTGA
- a CDS encoding helix-turn-helix domain-containing protein → MGVLPRLCSCSDISSQGATTVTTSDLVGLRIKTVRRQRGLSQAQLAHPELSDSYVSLIESGKRTPTPAVLELLAQKLDCSLSYLINGVTAEQMEDIELALGYARLALENGEVTEARNRFAELLANNNLTGLTSLRQEAEFGLALATEACGDLAEATAILLRLQESELPADRRIEVAMVLCRVYRESEQLTKAVEVGERMLLGSTRQPWADGLVELGATLLAAYIERGDLLRARQFAAELLNAADALGTPRAIVAANWNASSVAYLTGHLEEALSLAERALAVQLENGNPRNVARMRVSFLRKRLTARPAEAAAVRDALRAALDEFEQTSTSTFDRCHLNLDLAMAEYLCGDYDEAVEHAKLGRNLLPEFGHALGAEAGLLLGRVYGAVGRTEEAAEHVASVRDWLTPLPDSRRSASTWYATAATMEELGDTEGAVEAYQRALACVGL, encoded by the coding sequence ATGGGGGTTCTCCCTCGCCTATGTAGTTGCTCGGACATATCTTCTCAGGGAGCGACGACTGTGACCACATCTGACCTAGTCGGACTCCGCATTAAGACGGTTAGGCGACAACGCGGCCTGTCACAGGCACAGTTGGCGCATCCCGAGTTGTCGGACAGTTACGTCTCGTTGATCGAGAGTGGAAAGCGTACCCCGACCCCTGCCGTCTTGGAGCTGCTGGCCCAGAAACTCGACTGCTCGCTGTCCTATCTGATCAACGGCGTGACCGCCGAGCAGATGGAGGACATCGAGCTCGCCCTCGGGTACGCGCGCCTGGCGCTCGAGAACGGCGAGGTCACCGAGGCCCGCAACCGCTTCGCGGAGCTGCTGGCCAACAACAACCTGACAGGGCTCACCTCGCTGCGTCAAGAGGCGGAGTTCGGCCTGGCGCTCGCCACGGAGGCCTGCGGCGACCTCGCCGAGGCCACCGCCATCCTGCTCCGGCTGCAGGAGAGCGAGCTTCCCGCCGACCGGCGCATCGAGGTCGCGATGGTGCTCTGCCGCGTCTACCGGGAGAGCGAGCAGCTCACCAAGGCGGTCGAGGTGGGCGAGCGGATGCTGCTCGGCAGCACCCGCCAGCCCTGGGCCGACGGGCTGGTCGAGCTGGGCGCCACGCTGCTGGCCGCCTACATCGAGCGCGGCGACCTGCTGCGCGCCCGCCAGTTCGCGGCCGAGCTGCTCAACGCCGCCGACGCGCTCGGCACGCCGCGCGCGATCGTCGCCGCCAACTGGAACGCCTCCAGCGTCGCCTACCTCACCGGCCACCTGGAGGAGGCGCTGTCCCTCGCCGAGCGGGCCCTCGCGGTGCAGCTGGAGAACGGCAACCCGCGCAACGTCGCCCGCATGCGGGTGTCGTTCCTGCGCAAGCGGCTCACGGCCCGGCCCGCGGAGGCGGCGGCCGTGCGCGACGCGCTGCGCGCCGCGCTCGACGAGTTCGAGCAGACCTCGACGAGCACCTTCGACCGCTGCCACCTCAACCTCGACCTGGCCATGGCCGAATACCTGTGCGGCGACTACGACGAGGCCGTCGAGCACGCCAAGCTGGGCAGGAACCTGCTGCCGGAGTTCGGGCACGCGCTCGGTGCCGAGGCGGGCCTGCTGCTCGGCCGGGTCTACGGCGCGGTCGGCCGCACGGAGGAGGCCGCCGAGCACGTCGCGTCCGTGCGCGACTGGCTCACGCCGCTGCCCGACTCCCGCCGCTCCGCCTCCACCTGGTACGCCACCGCGGCCACCATGGAGGAGCTGGGCGACACGGAGGGCGCGGTGGAGGCCTACCAGCGGGCGCTCGCCTGCGTGGGGCTGTAG